A genomic region of Elaeis guineensis isolate ETL-2024a chromosome 9, EG11, whole genome shotgun sequence contains the following coding sequences:
- the LOC140851722 gene encoding uncharacterized protein isoform X1: MVTTQMEIFRMRHPKFRVPNGKPLLLFYIMIAWSGITSPLPIERLCLAVQLWFQMVSVAKVVQKAKVLESLKPLCHRWLLGSSDELTLNAIPVGVFRFMSEKSGREEWVDVSMQCLGLSGGGECYEVLTWAV, from the exons ATGGTTACGACTCAAATGGAAATATTCCGGATGAGACATCCAAAATTTCGGGTCCCAAACGGCAAgcctcttcttttattttatataatgatTGCATGGAGTGGGATCACCTCGCCCCTCCCTATTGAAAGACTTTGCCTCGCCGTACAGCTATGGTTCCAG ATGGTGTCAGTCGCGAAGGTTGTTCAAAAAGCCAAGGTGCTCGAGAGTCTCAAGCCATTGTGTCACCGATGGTTGCTTGGAAGCTCCGATGAACTTACTCTGAATGCAATCCCGGTGGGTGTCTTCCGGTTTATGTCGGAGAAGAGCGGCAGAG AGGAGTGGGTTGATGTTTCCATGCAATGTCTCGGTCTTTCAGGAGGTGGTGAGTGCTATGAAGTGCTCACATGGGCAGTTTGA
- the LOC140851722 gene encoding uncharacterized protein isoform X2, with product MVTTQMEIFRMRHPKFRVPNGKPLLLFYIMIAWSGITSPLPIERLCLAVQLWFQMVSVAKVVQKAKVLESLKPLCHRWLLGSSDELTLNAIPVGVFRFMSEKSGRGGGECYEVLTWAV from the exons ATGGTTACGACTCAAATGGAAATATTCCGGATGAGACATCCAAAATTTCGGGTCCCAAACGGCAAgcctcttcttttattttatataatgatTGCATGGAGTGGGATCACCTCGCCCCTCCCTATTGAAAGACTTTGCCTCGCCGTACAGCTATGGTTCCAG ATGGTGTCAGTCGCGAAGGTTGTTCAAAAAGCCAAGGTGCTCGAGAGTCTCAAGCCATTGTGTCACCGATGGTTGCTTGGAAGCTCCGATGAACTTACTCTGAATGCAATCCCGGTGGGTGTCTTCCGGTTTATGTCGGAGAAGAGCGGCAGAG GAGGTGGTGAGTGCTATGAAGTGCTCACATGGGCAGTTTGA